The window CTGAGAGTTTTTCTCGGAGAGTTGGAGGATGTGCAGGAAAGAAAGACAATCTCGGTTCTCGAGACGAACATCGATGATATGAATCCTCAGCTATACGGGCATCTGGTAGAGGTCCTGATTGAAAAAGGCGCGAGAGATGTGTTTCTCACACAGGTCTTGATGAAAAAGGGAAGGCCGGGAATTCTCCTCACGGTTCTCTGCGACGAGGGAAAAGAGAAGTCACTTGTCGATTTCATGTTTAGGGAAACAACAACCCTGGGCATACGGATGAGGAGAGAGGAAAGAGCGGAGCTTGAAAGACAGATTATCTTTGTTGACACGGAATTCGGAAAGATCAGAGTAAAGATAGCAAGAAGACCGGGCGGAGAAGTGACTGCTCACCCCGAGTTCGAAGACTGCCTGAAAGCTGCCCAAGAACACGGATTGAGCTTCCTTGCAATTCACGAGACCGTGAGGGCGAGGGCGATGAGGCTGTCTGGCAGGTAGGTCCGGAGATGACCTTGAACCGACTTTCCGAAAATCTCTGACCCCTCACCTTGATCCTCTCCCCAATGGGGAGAGGTTGGTGAGGGGGTTGAAGAGCAAGATGCGCACTTATGGCAGGAGTAAGTCGGTCGGAGACGGCTCAGAAATCTACGTCAGGCGCTGAGACGCTCATTCTCCATTTGCGGCACAAGTCTCATGGGTACCATTAAGAGAATGACCTCAAGCGAAGCGATCCTCACGGCAGAGAACATAACCTACCTCGTTCCCGGAAGTTCGCACAAGACTCCAATCCTGAAAAACCTGACCTTCAGCATCAAGAAAGGGGAGTTCTGCGTCTTGATTGGGAAGAATGGCTCGGGAAAGACGAGCCTCTGCCAAATCCTTGCCGGGCTGCTAAAGCCCGCTTCGGGGGAAGTCTCGCTCCGGCAAGGAACTTTGCCAACCGACGCCGCTCGTGAGCCGCATAATCGCGAGGGTTTTCACGAACCCTGTCTTCCCCGGACAAATGGAGTGGCAGGCAAGGTGGCGGCGTATTTGGATGACCCGGACGCCCAGCTCATAGGCAGAACCGTTGAAGAGGATGTGTCTTTTGGCCCAAAGAATCTTGGCAGTTACAGAAAGGAAACCGTTGAGGAACTGCTCGCCCTTCTCAATTTGGCGGAGCTCCGCGATTCGAATCCCTCAGAGCTTTCGGCAGGAGAAAAAGTGAGGGTTATCATAGCTTCTCTTCTTGCCATGAGACCCTGTTTTCTCATTCTTGACGAGCCGACTTCCTTCCTTGACCCGGACGAACGGATCCGGCTTGGGAAGATTCTTGCCTCGCTTACGAAGGCAGGAGAGATTGGCGTTCTTCTCTCAACCCAGTACCCATCGGACATTTTCCTCGGTGAAAGAGTGCTCCTGCTCGACCAGGGCTCCATAGTCCTAGATGCGAACGCGCATGCTTTTCTTGAGAAGCTCGGGGACCATTCTTCCCTTGGGATCACCAGAGAGGAGCTTTTTCCTTTTCTCGCGGACCTTGAGGGAGCCCCGATATGAAAATCGTCGCCTTTGAGAACGTGAATTTTTCGTACAGAAAAGGGACGCCGCGCGAGAGAAAGGTTCTTGATAATGTCAGTTTTCAGGTCTCCGCCGGTGAGGTTGTGTCATTCTTTGGCCGAAACGGTTCAGGCAAGACCACTCTTCT of the Candidatus Eisenbacteria bacterium genome contains:
- a CDS encoding ABC transporter ATP-binding protein; translation: MGTIKRMTSSEAILTAENITYLVPGSSHKTPILKNLTFSIKKGEFCVLIGKNGSGKTSLCQILAGLLKPASGEVSLRQGTLPTDAAREPHNREGFHEPCLPRTNGVAGKVAAYLDDPDAQLIGRTVEEDVSFGPKNLGSYRKETVEELLALLNLAELRDSNPSELSAGEKVRVIIASLLAMRPCFLILDEPTSFLDPDERIRLGKILASLTKAGEIGVLLSTQYPSDIFLGERVLLLDQGSIVLDANAHAFLEKLGDHSSLGITREELFPFLADLEGAPI